ttataattttgctgAAACATGAGGTTTATTATCCATTTGGTTTACAGTGAGACTATCTACTTTCAATGCTAGAATAAACTACTCAAAGCAACGAGTTTGTCAACAAGAACAACCTCAATGTCTTGGAGCATTCCTTAAGTACGACATCTCATAATTTTTAATTTGGAAGAAGCGTGCATTTTCTTTATAGTCACTCTACAGTGACTGAATAAACTAAAGAACATCACAAATCCGTCTTTCCTATTTTTACCCCTATTGTTGCCGCTGCATGTTTTGCTTCTGTACAGAAATAATTATGCCTACGTTGTTGTTCCATGATGCAAATTGAGCGAGAGCTCAACTCAAGAATTTATTATACACTTCCTTTTGTCAAGAATGATGGACAACTAGATgattttcaattgaaattaatatctatatatgaAACTAGTTAATGTaccaaagtttaaaattttgaaaacccGTCTTGATGTCGCTTGACACAACATAGTTGCATGAAGTTACGTGTTTGCATGACATTGGCTTGTCATATTCACAATGATGCTGCATATGCGGCCTTTGATATACGCTTGTTTTAGTAGTGGATGGAGAATCAAAGTTGATTGCTGCATCTTTACGTGGTCTGTATGGTATACGATTTTGTTGTGGTGGATTTAGTATTTGTCATATGTTTTTTGTGTTTGTTCTTATTGGAATAAAATGATGGACATCCTTTATACACTCCATTTATATCTAAAATACAAAGTAGCTTCGAATCAAATTTAAGCGCACAGAAAAATTGTGGAGTACCAATCATGGTAATTAGCTACGACAATGCACTAGGATATATCCTTATAGAGGCAAGCTATTTAAATATGAAagataattttatttctatttatATCACCTTAAGTTTCACATGTCACATACGATGATACCTGAGCTTATATTTTCACTTCCGAACTACAATATTGTGAAAATTCAGTACAAGACACCGCCAAGGGTGGTAATGCTACCGGGTGCACTATAGTACCTAGGGTAGATACCATATGTAGATGGCAAGTTAAAAGCCAACAGTGCTTGAGCTTGAGCCAGATTCCGGTCAATGTAGAGATCGCCAAACTGCTGTAGGTGTAGCTGCTGCGCTATGGCCTGGACAACGTTAATGTCCTGGTAGTGAGATTGTTGCGCCACCAGCCTGAGCTGTTGCAAGACTTGGTTGTTTCTCACTTGAAACACAGCTGATTGCAAGAAGGGGCTTGCCGCAATGCTATACTGCTGCCTTACGAACTCATTATATAGGCTAAGCACCTGTTGCTGTAGCAGGAGAGGCGACTGCACCTGATATTGCCTAATATTTTGACCTAAAACATCAAACTGCGCAGTGGCGCTGCATGCAGCAATAGCAAGGAGAGCAAAGACGAAAATGATCTTCATTGTTGCAGGACACTAGttcttttaaatttttgttGTATAATGCTTGAATTGTGCGAGCGATAAGGAGGGTTTTCATGGAGTTTGTCCATTTATAGATGCGGTGGCACGGATTTTCTTTCGATTCCTCATCGGTTGCTTTAGTGTGTTAGTTTTGCTTGGATGTCCTATTAGGATCTAAGTGAGTCATGTCATTTGGATGTATGTTCTATTAGGTGCCCC
The window above is part of the Oryza sativa Japonica Group chromosome 7, ASM3414082v1 genome. Proteins encoded here:
- the LOC136357147 gene encoding prolamin PPROL 14P-like, coding for MKIIFVFALLAIAACSATAQFDVLGQNIRQYQVQSPLLLQQQVLSLYNEFVRQQYSIAASPFLQSAVFQVRNNQVLQQLRLVAQQSHYQDINVVQAIAQQLHLQQFGDLYIDRNLAQAQALLAFNLPSTYGIYPRYYSAPGSITTLGGVLY